The genomic window CCCCAACTTGAGCTTCTGTCTTTTTCTCCGTCCGCCTACCTCCCTATTCTCCTCAATATTCAAAAGCGCCTCCCTCTTCTTTTCGGACACGAGCTTCAACGAGTCGCGAATCACTCTGGTTTCGAGGTTAacaccctcctcctcccaTTTCTCCATAGGCCGACCAACCCtcttctcgattgccaggacCAGCTCAACGTCTCTCTGACCGACAAAGTTGACCGCTTCACCCTTGCGACCGGCACGTGCGGTACGTCCAACCCTGTGAATATAGTCATCCGGGTCCCGTGGCAGATCGTAGTTGACCACAACCGAAACCTCGGGGATATCTAAACCTCTCGACGCAACGTCCGTCGCGACTAGAATGCGGGCTGCTGATGCACGGAACCGACCCAGGTTGTCGAtacgctgctgctggcgcagTTTCGAATGCAGCGACGTGACTCGGTGGTCCAGAAGTCTCAGTAAGTGATGGAGGAACTGGGCTGTGCTTGTGCGGTTGACGAATATGATTATAGACCGCTCCGTGTTGGCAGCTGTGAGAAGAAACTCGTGCAGGAAGTGCTCCCGGTGCGTCACCGTCAGTTGGATATATGACTGCTTTAACGAGTCCGGAATAGCCAGGACCTGCGTGTCTACCTCACAGACATGTACAGGTTCCTTGCCTGGCCGCGTAGGCATTTCCTTGAGCGCGCGGACCTCGGGCGTCACCGTGGCGGTGAACAGTAACGTCTGACGATCCTCGGGGGGCGGCAAGACAGCCATGCATTCGTCAATATGCGGTAGCATGCTGCCGGGCCCTTTAGAGGACAGTAGTCTGTCGGCTTCATCTAGAACCAGGAACTTTACTCTGCGAAGACCACAAATTGTGTCCTCGCCTGATGATCGAATGTGATCTGCCAGCCGACCAGGAGTAGCAATAACAATACTCGGCCGCTGAGCCAGAGCAATTGCTTGCGACCGCATGTCGGAGCCACCTATTATCAAGGCGGCTTTGAGCACGTGCGGTGAGGACACAGCCTTGAACTGCTCATATATCTGAAGGGCAAGCTCCCTGCGCGCAGTCAAGTGAGTTGTTCAGTCAGCCAAAGGTACCCCAAATACACGGTCGATAAATATCAAGAGGAGTGCATAGAAGCAGCGGGTAGGATACTTGCCTGGTTGCAGTCAGGACAACGGCAAAAATGGCAGATGGATCCTGAGCATATTTCTGCAGAATAGGTACAGCAAATGCAATAGTCTTTCCGGAACCAGTTCGACTGCCGCCAATGCAATCCCGCCCCTTCAAGATTTCACCAATGCATCCTTTCTGAATACCCGTCGGTCTCTTGACGGCCAAGTTCGCTAGAGATTGGACAAGCCATGGCTCTACACCAAGGGACTCGAACGTAGTGTTTTGGTCCGTTGGAGCCAAAATCCTTTTCTTGCCCGCCGCTTGGGCTACGCTCTGAACTGCATCTTCCATCTCGGCATCAGTGACAGGCTGCCCCTTTCCTATTCTCTCAGAATCTCCCTTGGCAGGGTGGCGTTTGATGCGGGACGGTGCATTGAATGCAAAAGTAGGCTTTGCGACAGGCTGTTTCATTTTGCCGCCATCCTCATCgacatcatcgtcatcatcgctCTCATCTTGATTatcatcctcatcgtcgcCCTCCTCTTGGCTAAAATCCACTGAAAGCTTGCGCTTCTTGCGAGAGCTAACGGCATCAAGATGATCCGATTCCTCATCAGAGCTGTCACTATCGGACGAGTGTGGTTCGGAGGCGGGCTGCCTTGGTGAGGAATCCTTTGTCATGCTGACGAGCTGCCTTtgcgactttatttttgccATGTTGATCTTGAACTGTGAAACCTGGCCGTAGCTAAAAATTCACCTAACAATACTTCAAGAGCTTATAAAAAGAGTTCTGAAGAAACTGTAgtgtttggttttttttttgtcgcttGACCCATAATAAAAGCGGGACGTCCATTATGCCTACCCTCCACTGAAAACAGAGCCAACTACAGTAGCAAGTAGGTACCAATTTGACTAGGTACCATTACAGTACTATTTTGCCTGTACCACGGTATGCATGTGTACATACAGTACACACCTTATTTTAAGGTAATGGGACAGGAAATAACAGCGCAGCGGCAAATGGGTTGCGAAATGACCGGGACGGCAAACGATAACAGTTTCTAAAACAACAGCAAACAAAGAAATCCACTGAATTTTATTAAGGTTATTGAGATGCGTCTAATAAACAGATGGATGCTAAAAGCCTCCAAATAGAGAGTTGAAGGTAACTTTCGTACTTTTTGGTGTAGTCCTCCAAATTTGGCGGACCCTGTTCTTTTGCAACCCGCTTTGGCGGGTCTCCGCCCGCCCACCTACCATAGACGACGTGGTGGGTTTGAAGACCTCCACTCTGCTTGCACATATCCGTACTACTGACTGTACAAATATGGTATAGTTACTATGTTCTAGGTTTCTTAGCTGGTACATGATATTAGACGCGCGGCTGCCTGCCCAGCCAACCACATCGCTCCCCACAGCAAACAGAAGAAATACGACGTTCGGATggacaaaataaaataaattgATAAAAGCTAGCTAACATAGGGGCTTGTAGTGACTGACGTGATGGGCTTGATTGGAGATGCGATCAACTTGTTGGGACAACGTATCCGTATCATCGCCTGCATTGGGTGTGGGCGACTCAGGTACAGTCCAATTAATTGATCGATGAATTGAAACATTTGGTACGAGAAAATCCACAGATCACACAGGCCGCACCATAAATCACACCCTGTCTGACAAGCTTCGCGGCAGCCTCGGTGATGGGCAGCTTGGTAGACGGTTGCCCGTATTATAGTAGAGCCGAGTACAGTATTTCAAAGAGTTTCGGGCAGGATCCCGAGGCCTGAGGCGGCTTGGCGGGTATGTTTCGCCGAAAATGATTATGGGTTAGGGGTTCAAACCAAAAtgcatgtcttttttttttttttttttctgtgtgGCTGGGGGTTTTCTCATGCATGtgcctaggtaaggtaccttccTAGATGCGGTTAAAGGTTTCAATTGCAGCCTTTGACTTTGGGGATATTCGCATGCGGCCTGAAGCAGTGGTAAGATGAATAATGGCCTAAATCTTACGTACATTCCTCTTCATGCATTCGCCTGGAGCCGTCGTCGTAACCAActtgccaacgtgcaaacgACGGCATGACTCCCTTGCGCAT from Pyricularia oryzae 70-15 chromosome 4, whole genome shotgun sequence includes these protein-coding regions:
- a CDS encoding ATP-dependent RNA helicase DBP8 is translated as MAKIKSQRQLVSMTKDSSPRQPASEPHSSDSDSSDEESDHLDAVSSRKKRKLSVDFSQEEGDDEDDNQDESDDDDDVDEDGGKMKQPVAKPTFAFNAPSRIKRHPAKGDSERIGKGQPVTDAEMEDAVQSVAQAAGKKRILAPTDQNTTFESLGVEPWLVQSLANLAVKRPTGIQKGCIGEILKGRDCIGGSRTGSGKTIAFAVPILQKYAQDPSAIFAVVLTATRELALQIYEQFKAVSSPHVLKAALIIGGSDMRSQAIALAQRPSIVIATPGRLADHIRSSGEDTICGLRRVKFLVLDEADRLLSSKGPGSMLPHIDECMAVLPPPEDRQTLLFTATVTPEVRALKEMPTRPGKEPVHVCEVDTQVLAIPDSLKQSYIQLTVTHREHFLHEFLLTAANTERSIIIFVNRTSTAQFLHHLLRLLDHRVTSLHSKLRQQQRIDNLGRFRASAARILVATDVASRGLDIPEVSVVVNYDLPRDPDDYIHRVGRTARAGRKGEAVNFVGQRDVELVLAIEKRVGRPMEKWEEEGVNLETRVIRDSLKLVSEKKREALLNIEENREVGGRRKRQKLKLGAE